The Methanocella arvoryzae MRE50 DNA window GAAGAAATGGATCTACAGCAGCATCCCTGGTACCGAAACACCGCAGGGCATCCGGGTTTAGCGATTCTGCCGGCGATTGCTCGTCTATGGGGACTCCGGCAGCTCTGCATGCCTGCAAAAGCATGTCCCCGTACGCGACGTCGGCCTCGTCTATCGCCAGGAATACACCTCCGGTCTCTTCCACACAATGGGGGGCGATCTTTTTCACCACGAGGTTTTCCGAAGCACATTCTGCAGCAGCCCTGGGATCCTTTACCGCATACCGGGCTCCAGAGTGTAGCAGCCCGTGGCACCGCCCTGTAGCTCCAGCCCCGGGGTAGCTTTTTTCCAGCAGGGTGACTGACAGGCCTCTAAGCGCAAGGTCCCGGGCTACACCGGATCCGGTTATCCCGCCGCCGATCACGATCGCGTCGACCATAGGTTACAATTAGGCATGCCGGCCCTGATATACCTTTTGTGACAGCATCTTTCTTTCGTTAAAAAATCGGTTGTAGCCTCGTATCTGCCTCATATATCGCAGGCGGAGGAGCTCTTTTTTAACAATTATCCAGAGAATAATATAAATACAACCATATGCATGTTAAGCATATACATCATTCCTTACCAAACCCCCCATGGCAAGGATATCGTATGATGTGGAGTTAGTGAGGGTTGCCTGTTTTGCAGCTGAGATTAGCTGCCACACCCTCATGACCTCCAGTAAAATTCGCACTTTTGATTTTATCGAAAGTCTTATGCGTGCCGCGGTCGTAAATTTGTGGCACTGCCGTTTTTCTGCGGCAACAGTACCTATTGTAGGCGGTCATGCTGATGACAGACATGGACTCGATCAGGACGGATCTGGAACAGTTCAACGAAGCTCTGATGAGGGAGGAGTACGAGAGCCGGGCCGGGCTTAAAGATGAGCCTGATACTGCGAGTATATATGCTCGGTATTCTGGCATTTTCGACAGCGAGGACCTAATATATGAGGTCAGGGCAAAGAGAGAAAGGGCATCAGGCACCGAAAAGCTGCGTATGAGCTACATGTACGCTTTTCTCCTCTCCGGATTTATCGGGCGGAAGACCACCGATCTCGGGGATAAGCTCAGCGCAACTGAAGCGAAAACCGAGATCGAGATCGAGGGCAAAAAGGTACCCTTCCGGTACTCCGCCGTGATCCAGGCAAACGAGCCTGACCACGAAAAGCGGATGATCATCGATGCTGCCCGTGAAGGTGTCTACGACGTGCTCAACCCGATGCTACAGGAACGGCTGGACCGGTCTTACGAGATCGCCCGGTCTTTCGGCTACGATAACTATGTCTCCATGTGCATGGACATGAGCGGCATCGACCTCCACGCCCTGAAGTTCCAGATGCAGAACGTGCTCCACCGTACTGACCGCCTGTACACGAAGCATTTCAGGAACATGTGCAAGGATCTTCTCGGCCTGAGCCTTTCAGAAGTCCGGGCGGGCGACATCGGCTACCTGTTCCGGGTCAAAGAGTTCGACCGGTTCTTCGCCCAGGACAAAATGCTGGGTGTACTCGACAATACCCTTTCAGGCATGAATATGCAGGTCGGGGAAGGCTCTAACATTCGGATGGACACAGAGGCCAGAGAGAAGAAGACCCCCCGGGCATTCTGCTGCCCGATCCGGGTGCCTGAAGACATCGTGCTCTGCATCATGCCAAAAGGCGGTATGGACGACTACCGGTCACTGCTGCACGAGATGGGCCACGCCCAGCACTTCGGCAACGTCGACCCGGGCATGGCGATGGAGTTCAAGTACATGGGCGACAACTCCGTGACCGAGGCTTACGCAATGCTGTTCGAGCACCTCACCGGCAACAGATACTGGCTGGGGCAGCAGTTCGAGGACATGACCGAGAACGACGTAGCCCGACTTACGCACTTCCAGTCTTTCCAGACGCTGTACATGGTGCGGCGGTACGCGGCCAAACTGTTATACGAGATCGAGCTCCACAGCGGCGCAGCAGACCCGGAGAAAATCTATGCGCAAATACTGGGTGATGCGCTCAAGTTCCAGCACCCGGAAAAGCGCTACCTGTATGACCTTGATTCGGAGTTCTACTCTGCCTGCTACCTGCGGGCATGGATGCTCGAGGTGCAGATCCGGAACCTGCTGAAAGACGAGTTCGGGGACGGCTGGTGGAACGTGCAGGCTGCCGGCGACTATTTGCGGAATTTATGGAGCACCGGCCAGAAGTACGATGGTGTAATGATCGCAAGGAACATGGGCTACTACGGCATCGACGAAACCCCGCTGGTCCGGGAACTGGAGAGAAACCTGAGGTATTGAAATGGAAACGAGTATCGCTCACAAGCTACACCATTCTTTAAAAGAGATCATGAATATCCGGAAGGGCGAAGTCGCCCTCATCATTCACGACGAGTACGCAAAAGATGTCTGCGAGGTCACCAGAGCGGCTCTCGAGATCGAAGGCATCACCGTGCACACTTACCAGATCCCTGAGGATAAGCGTCCGCTGACAGAGGCCCCGAAGGAGCTTCAGGCGCTGATCGAGAAGCTGAAGCCGAGCCTGTTCTTCAACCAGCTCAAAGGTATTCCCGAGGAGACTCCTTTCCGTATCCAGCTTCACCACGACGAGTCCCAGTACGGTGCCAGAGTAGGGCATTCCCCCGACATCACCATGGGCATGATCGAGTACCCGATGACGGCCGATTTCAAGGCTATCAAGGCAAGGGCTGAAAGCCTGAAGAAGCGGTTCGAAGGCGTCGTCAACCTGCGGGTTACTGCCCCGGGGGGCACTGACATTGCCTTCAGCATCAAGGGTCGGGACTTCGCCGACGACATCACCATTCACCCGGGCCACATGGGCAACCTGCCCGCGGGAGAAATGTGGTGCGCGCCCGTCGAGCACAGCATGAACGGCACCATCGTCTGCGACGGCAGTATCGGCGACCTGGGCCAGGTCAAAGCCCCGCTGGTCATGTGCGTGGAAGACGGCTACGTAACCAAATTATCGTCCGAAGACAAGGATCTGGTCCAAAAGGTAAACGAACTTATCAGCGTGGACGACGAGGCTTCGCTCTGCGGCGAGTTCGGCATCGGCCTCAACCCCAAAGCCCGGCTCACCGGCCTCCTGCTCGAGGACGAGAAAGTCTACGGCACCCTCCACATCGCCTTCGGCCACAACTCCGACATGCCCGGCGGCCAAAACATGAGCGCGACACACCGAGACTTCTTGTTCAAGAAGCCCTCCATCATCGTGCTGGAGACCGGCGAATACATTATGAGAGATGGCGAGCTGACCTGAACCAGAGTATAAAAACTAACTTTTTTATTGTAGTTAATCGCCCTGCCCCTATACTCTTTTAAAAAAATTAGAACATCCGGCGGTAAGCCTTGAGTCCTATGTACACGAGCGCTATCAGTATGATCGCCACGATGACGGTGGTGGTCATGGATGTCGGCCGGGCGGGCTCGGCGGTCGGCTCCGGGGTTGGCGTTATGGCCTGGGGGGTGGCGGTGGGGTTCTGGTTGTTCGCCACGATCTGGGAAACGTTTACGAAGTCCCGGTAATTTTTAATGGTGACATCGTTACGTACGCCTTCGTAGCCGGCCTCGGCTCTTATCGTTCCATTTAAGCCGCCTTTGGCGGCCGTTATCTCGTATTTGCCGACGTTAACCGGGAGCCCGTCGATTCTGTAGTAGCCCATGGGGCTGTCCGAGCCGTCTCCGGAGCGGATCGGGTAGGTGAGGTAAGTGGCAGGCCTGCCATCGGGGCCTTTGACAGTGATTTCCGCTCCTGTTATGACGCTCATCTCGTCGTTGACGACGTATCCGGAGATCGGGGCGGTACCGGTAATGTATACGTTTATGCTGGCGCGGTGGAATTCTGTAGCCGCCTCGATCTGCACCAGCACGGGCAGCTTATACCGCTCAGGAGGGTTATCAGGGTTGATGCGTATGGTAGTAGAACCGGTTCCCTTCTCGTCCGTGACAATCAGCTGGTTGTCGAAGATCATGTAATCCTGAGCGCTGAGGAAGTTCAACACTATGGGCACGTTTGCCGCTTCTGCAGGTTTGCCGCCGCTGTAGAGCTGTGCCGTCAGGGTGATGGTGTCGTTCATGCCCATCCTCAGGTAAGACTGAGATGACTGCATCTTGATGCTGTCGTAATGCTGCGCCTGGGCTTGCACTGTCGACAGTGCCAGTAATAGCGCTACAACAATAGCCGTCAGCCAGATTTTCCTCATGCTGTCCTCGTCTCCGTATTATTAATGTCTATAAAAAAGATATAACCTTTCCCGTACAATGACTCAGTCTGTCTATAGAAAGATCGCCGATAGAAAGATTATTGGTCAAAGCTAGCATATATCGGGGAGGAAGTACCCTTTATGGCAGAGGATGAAATCTGGACTGAAAAATACCGGCCGCGAAGGCTTGAGGATGTTATAGGCCACCAGCAGATCACCCGGAGGCTTATCTCGTATGTGAAGTCTGGCAACCTTCCTCACCTGCTGTTCTCAGGCCCGCCGGGAGTCGGCAAGACAGCGTGCGCTGTCGCACTTGCCAGGGAGTTGTATGGTGAAACCTGGCACAGCAACTTCATCGAGCTGAATGCCTCCGATGAGCGAGGTATCGATGTCGTGCGCAACAACATCAAAAACTTCGCCCGCACTGCCCCGCTGGGAGAGGCGAAGTTCAAGATCATCTTCCTCGACGAGGCAGACGCGCTGACCTCCGACGCCCAGTCGGCATTGCGCCGCACCATGGAACGGTACGCCGCGACCTGTCGGTTTATCATCTCCTGCAACTACTCGTCCAAGATCATCGAGCCGATCCAGTCCAGGTGTGCGGTTTACCGGTTCGGGCCGCTGAACGCGACTGACATCACCACTGGCATTACCCGCATTGCCAAGAATGAGGGTTTGAAAATCGAGAAAGACGGCATGGACGCGCTGATTTACGTAGCCCGGGGTGACATGCGGAGAGCCATCAACGCCCTCCAGTCGGCTGCCACGATCGCGAAAGACATCACTGCTGACGTGATCTACCAGACTACGAGCACGGCTAAGCCTAAAGAGATCGAGGACATGCTCAAGCTCGCGTTGAACGGGCAGTTCATGGACTCACGAAACAAGCTGGATGAACTACTGATCACCTACGGCTTGTCCGGCACTGACATTATCGACCAGATATACCGGAGCATGTTTGAGCTCGGGCTGGACGAAGATGTGCTGGTCGCCCTCGTCGACCGGATCGGAGAGGCAGACTTCCGGCTCACCGAAGGGGCGAGCGAGCGCATCCAGATCGAGGCTTTGCTGGCACACTTTAAGATGCAGGGCGCCGCACGCTCTAAGTAGCTCTAAAGGGGGTACCGGAGCCGCTGCCTGACCGTAAAAAAGGTTTCCGGAAGAACTGTATACCATGTTTGCGACGGGCACATTATAAAAGCAGGAACCCGTAACCTGCTTTTACCCGACGATCTTATCCTCGCAGAAAGTGAGCACATGATGAACGTCACCACCAAGATGATCCTGAGTAGCAGCGCATTCGAGTCCGGCAGCCATATACCCAAAAAGTACACCTGCGACGGCGACGATGTGTCGCCGGAGCTGACCTGGGGCCAGGTGCCCGAAGGGACAGAATCGTTCGCACTGATCGTCGACGACCCCGATGCGCCCGGACGGGTGTTCACTCACTGGGTACTATTTAATCTGCCAGCCTCCACCACAATGCTGGAAGAGGGCATCTCCGCCGTAGAGCTCGTTAAGGCCGGAGCGTCCCAGGGCAAGAACGACTTCGGCCAGGCCGGCTACGGAGGCCCCTGCCCACCGCCGGGCAAGCCCCACCGATACCGGTTTCATCTATATGCTCTGAACACCATGCTCGACATGCCCTCCGGCGTCTCTAAAAGCGCCGTGCTCGGCGCCATGAAAGGCCACATCTTAGGGGAAGCGGAGATTGTCGGGCTGTACGGGCGGCAATAACTTAGTCTAATGTGATGAAATACGAACGTTGGCTGTGCCTTACTTGATTGCACAGGCTTCCCCGAGACAGAAATACGAACGCTGCGCTGTGCCAGTCCTCACAGATGCCACAGATTCTGATTGATTCCACAGATTTCTCTGCTGAATCCACAGATTACTACTCGATAGCACGGATGGAATAAGTACGATAATATCGATCACCGATAGCAATCATTAGAGTACTTGATCAGAATATTTTTTATTTATCTGTGCTATCCGTCGTCATCTGTGCTATCCAGTAGAAATCTGTGGAATCTGATTCAATCCGTGGAATCTGTGAGGTTTTGCACAGCGCAGCGTTCGTATTGCTTTCTCACCACACAAGAGCAACCTGTATAGCACAGAGCAGCGTTCGATCGTGATTCTCATCCTCTCTTTAACTGCCCGAGCACCTCATCAATTAAGTCAGTTATATCGAGGCCCCGCTCTCTGGCGATGACGAGCCCTGCGACTTCTGGGGTGACCAGATGGCAGAGCTCTGCCTCTTTTTTCTCGATGAGCCCTCTGACGGAGGCAGCTTCGATGCCAGAGTTCACCAGCAGGATTTCGATGCGCTCCAGCAGCGGCTTTCTAAAAAGGTCTTTGCCGGGCCGGAAACCCGGGGGAACGTCTATGGCCTTGTAGTCGAAGGCAGGTGTAATTCTGCCATCTTCCTCGGTGAGCAACCCTGTCTTTAATCCCGCGTCGATAACGCTCTTGCTCTCATCCGGGCTGAACCACCTGAGGTCGAGGGAAAGGGCAAAGGCCAGCTCAGCTCTTGTAAGTTTTGCCTTCGCCCTGGCTTTGAATGCCTGTGCAATGACTAATTTAAGTTCGTCCATACCTCCAGAGCCCCACGATCAGTATTCCGCCAAGAGCCAGGAGCAGCCCGAATCCCGGCAGCTGCACCCCAAATAAGGCTGGGCCGCTCGAGACGGCCTCTGCTTTCTGCGTCTTCAGGACGACCGGCACGTCTTTATCTACGATCTTAACAGTGAGGCTGCCATTGCCATAGCCCGGAGCGCTAATATGGATCGTATGATCGCCCTCCGCGACGCTGGCCGTAAATGATCCAGCGCTATCGATTGGTACTGGTATGCCGTCCACAGTGACCGTAGCATCGCTGATCCTCACTCCGGTT harbors:
- a CDS encoding DUF2240 family protein; translated protein: MDELKLVIAQAFKARAKAKLTRAELAFALSLDLRWFSPDESKSVIDAGLKTGLLTEEDGRITPAFDYKAIDVPPGFRPGKDLFRKPLLERIEILLVNSGIEAASVRGLIEKKEAELCHLVTPEVAGLVIARERGLDITDLIDEVLGQLKRG
- a CDS encoding YbhB/YbcL family Raf kinase inhibitor-like protein, translated to MMNVTTKMILSSSAFESGSHIPKKYTCDGDDVSPELTWGQVPEGTESFALIVDDPDAPGRVFTHWVLFNLPASTTMLEEGISAVELVKAGASQGKNDFGQAGYGGPCPPPGKPHRYRFHLYALNTMLDMPSGVSKSAVLGAMKGHILGEAEIVGLYGRQ
- a CDS encoding carboxypeptidase-like regulatory domain-containing protein, which codes for MRKIWLTAIVVALLLALSTVQAQAQHYDSIKMQSSQSYLRMGMNDTITLTAQLYSGGKPAEAANVPIVLNFLSAQDYMIFDNQLIVTDEKGTGSTTIRINPDNPPERYKLPVLVQIEAATEFHRASINVYITGTAPISGYVVNDEMSVITGAEITVKGPDGRPATYLTYPIRSGDGSDSPMGYYRIDGLPVNVGKYEITAAKGGLNGTIRAEAGYEGVRNDVTIKNYRDFVNVSQIVANNQNPTATPQAITPTPEPTAEPARPTSMTTTVIVAIILIALVYIGLKAYRRMF
- a CDS encoding replication factor C small subunit, with the translated sequence MAEDEIWTEKYRPRRLEDVIGHQQITRRLISYVKSGNLPHLLFSGPPGVGKTACAVALARELYGETWHSNFIELNASDERGIDVVRNNIKNFARTAPLGEAKFKIIFLDEADALTSDAQSALRRTMERYAATCRFIISCNYSSKIIEPIQSRCAVYRFGPLNATDITTGITRIAKNEGLKIEKDGMDALIYVARGDMRRAINALQSAATIAKDITADVIYQTTSTAKPKEIEDMLKLALNGQFMDSRNKLDELLITYGLSGTDIIDQIYRSMFELGLDEDVLVALVDRIGEADFRLTEGASERIQIEALLAHFKMQGAARSK
- a CDS encoding aminopeptidase; amino-acid sequence: METSIAHKLHHSLKEIMNIRKGEVALIIHDEYAKDVCEVTRAALEIEGITVHTYQIPEDKRPLTEAPKELQALIEKLKPSLFFNQLKGIPEETPFRIQLHHDESQYGARVGHSPDITMGMIEYPMTADFKAIKARAESLKKRFEGVVNLRVTAPGGTDIAFSIKGRDFADDITIHPGHMGNLPAGEMWCAPVEHSMNGTIVCDGSIGDLGQVKAPLVMCVEDGYVTKLSSEDKDLVQKVNELISVDDEASLCGEFGIGLNPKARLTGLLLEDEKVYGTLHIAFGHNSDMPGGQNMSATHRDFLFKKPSIIVLETGEYIMRDGELT